The window AAGATAAGAAGTGGGAAGGTGCTGAACTGATATTCGATCTCGATGCAGACCACCTCCATATAACTACAGATAGTTTCGAGGAGATGCTCAGTGCAGTGAAAAAGGAGACGGCAAAACTTCTAAAGTTTCTTGAAGATGATTTTGGGTTCTCTGAGGAAGATATAGAGATCGTCTTCTCTGGCGGTCGAGGTTATCACCTCCATGTCTATCACCCAAAGGTCTGGAAGCTTGAAAGTTCAGAACGGCGTGAGATCGTTGATTATATCACTGCGAGAGGGCTTGAGATAGAGAAAATTCTGATTACAGAAAAAGGTCGGCCCACACAGATCGTTTCGTCTTCAAGCTGGGGTGAGCGGTTGCGTCAGGGATTTCTCGAATTTATGGAAGAGATTTCAGAGATGGACGAGGATAAAGCAATCAAATATCTCACACATCTCAGGATAAAGGATCTTGGGGTGCAACGGGCAAAGAAGCTCGTTGAAGTTGCGAAGGACGATATGCTTATGGGCGAGATCAAAAAAGGAAATATAGCTGTGGTAAAACAGTTTCCAGCCGGAATATGGCGTAATATAATCGAAGAACGAAAGAAAGTGAAACTTGGAGAGATCGATGAACCTGTAACAGCAGATGTCAAGCGACTCATCCGTCTGCCTGGATCGCTTCATGGTG of the Candidatus Syntrophoarchaeum caldarius genome contains:
- a CDS encoding DNA primase, eukaryotic-type, small subunit, with amino-acid sequence MGYYSAWIDVMNERSRAYVRSAFREYYHRNEPVLPLKFDKREWGFVSFDLPGMRRHKAFLSRQEAIDYLKGEVPRHAYYSSAIYHDPAAPKMEDKKWEGAELIFDLDADHLHITTDSFEEMLSAVKKETAKLLKFLEDDFGFSEEDIEIVFSGGRGYHLHVYHPKVWKLESSERREIVDYITARGLEIEKILITEKGRPTQIVSSSSWGERLRQGFLEFMEEISEMDEDKAIKYLTHLRIKDLGVQRAKKLVEVAKDDMLMGEIKKGNIAVVKQFPAGIWRNIIEERKKVKLGEIDEPVTADVKRLIRLPGSLHGGTALKVTALEIDQFKNFDPLVDAVAFQEGEIIIDLFSESSITLMGQKHTFDPGINEVPRAVGLYLICRGLAEFRGVVG